A region of the Chryseobacterium cucumeris genome:
TAGATTTCAAAATCGAATTAGGTAAAACTTCAGACGGTGAAATCATCTTAGCAGACGAAATCTCTCCTGATACTTGCAGACTTTGGGATAAAGATACCATGAAGAAATTAGACAAAGACAGATTCAGAAGAGACTTAGGAGAAGTTACTGAGGCTTATGTTGAAATCTACAACCGTCTTAAAAATCTTTTACAGAAATAAGATTTAATTTATTTAAAGATTAAACCATTTAAAAATTAAACAGGCTGTAATCTTTTTAATCATTAAATTTTTTAATCTTTTAATTTAGAAAAAATAGAAATGAAAAGTTTAGACATTCATAAAAGTGAATATTTAAAACAGTTTAAAACCCAGACCTACGGAAGAAATCTTTTCAGAACTCAGGAAGAGGAAAGACTGGATGCTCCTAATGAAGAATGTGGGATCTTCGGAATGTATTCGGATAATGATCTGGATACTTTCTCTCTTTCACAGTTTGGCCTTTTTGCATTACAGCACAGAGGTCAGGAGGCTTGTGGTATTTCCGTTTTAAAGGATGGAAGAATCACAAACATGAAAGACGAAGGACTGGTTTTGGATGTTTATAAAGAAATTCAGGAACCTGAAACTTTTATGGGAAATTCTGCAATTGGGCATACCCGTTATACCACTGCAGGAGATAAGAAGAAATATAATTTTCAGCCATTTTTCGCGAAAAACGAATATGACCAGATTATACTTTCTATAGCACACAATGGTAACCTTACCAATGCCAAAGAATTAAAAGCAGAATTAGAAGCTGAAGGCGTAGTTTTCAGAGCGACTTCCGATTCTGAAGTTATCCTGAGACTGATTCAGAAAAACCTTGATTTAGGTCTTCGTGGAGCGATTAAAGCAACCATGGAAAAGATTGAAGGAGCTTATTCTGTAGTAGGGATGACCAGAAACAAATTCTTTGCATTCAGAGACTTCAACGGTATCCGTCCGTTAGTATTGGGGGCTATTGATGAAAAATCTTATGTAGTAGCTTCAGAATCTGTAGCATTGGATGCTGTGGGTGCTCAGTATGTACGTGATATCCTTCCTGGTGAGATCATTTATACCAACGAAAACGAACCTGGAAAACTTCATTCTTATATGATGGATGAAGCGAAAGGTAAGCAGAGAATCTGTTCTTTCGAATATATTTATTTCGCAAGACCTGACTCTACCTTAGAAAATATCAATGTTTACGAGATCAGAGAAAAATCCGGAGAGAAAATCTGGGAACAGGCTCCTGTAGAAGCTGATCTGGTAATTGGAGTTCCGGATTCCGGAGTTCCGGCTGCTATTGGTTTCTCTAAAGCTTCAGGAATACCTTTTCGTCCGGTTTTGATCAAAAACAGATATATCGGAAGAAGTTTCATCGTTCCTACACAGGAAATGAGAGAAAGGGTAGTGAATCTTAAGCTGAACCCGATCATTTCTGAAATGAAAGACAAGAGAGTAGTCATTATTGACGATTCTATTGTTCGTGGAACAACATCTAAAAGACTGGTTAAAATTTTAAAAGATGCAGGAGTAAAGGAAATTCACTTCAGAAGTGTTTCCCCTCCAATTATCGCTCCTTGCTACCTTGGAATTGATACTCCGTCCAAAGATGATCTGATTTCTGCCAATATGACTACGGAAGAACTTAAAAATTACCTGGGAGTAGACTCCTTAGAGTTTTTAAGTATCGATAACCTGAAAGAT
Encoded here:
- the purF gene encoding amidophosphoribosyltransferase, with translation MKSLDIHKSEYLKQFKTQTYGRNLFRTQEEERLDAPNEECGIFGMYSDNDLDTFSLSQFGLFALQHRGQEACGISVLKDGRITNMKDEGLVLDVYKEIQEPETFMGNSAIGHTRYTTAGDKKKYNFQPFFAKNEYDQIILSIAHNGNLTNAKELKAELEAEGVVFRATSDSEVILRLIQKNLDLGLRGAIKATMEKIEGAYSVVGMTRNKFFAFRDFNGIRPLVLGAIDEKSYVVASESVALDAVGAQYVRDILPGEIIYTNENEPGKLHSYMMDEAKGKQRICSFEYIYFARPDSTLENINVYEIREKSGEKIWEQAPVEADLVIGVPDSGVPAAIGFSKASGIPFRPVLIKNRYIGRSFIVPTQEMRERVVNLKLNPIISEMKDKRVVIIDDSIVRGTTSKRLVKILKDAGVKEIHFRSVSPPIIAPCYLGIDTPSKDDLISANMTTEELKNYLGVDSLEFLSIDNLKDILGSANHCFGCFTEEYPVGKGEEVDLFN